The proteins below are encoded in one region of Podarcis raffonei isolate rPodRaf1 chromosome 6, rPodRaf1.pri, whole genome shotgun sequence:
- the JAK1 gene encoding tyrosine-protein kinase JAK1: MPFFNVREDCKAMAFCAKLRSSRKNEVNTEAQEPGLEVAFYLQEKPSLRYTSGRYTAEDLCIEAARKCSISPLCHNLFALFDEHTKLWYAPNHVFQIDDKTVLRVHYRMRFYFTNWHGTNESEPPVWRHSPKKSKSAYEKKLAQEGTPLLDASSLEYIFAQGQNDLIRCFAPVRDPKNDQEINEIENECLGMAVLAISHYALKKDLKLPDVSRDFSYKRYIPESLSKTIRQRNFLTRTRINNVFKDFLKEFNKKTICDSSVSPHDLKVKYLATLETLTQHFGAEILETASLLISSENEKIFDTGYSEIIPCYQVMVTGNNGIQWRLKPIVTQSEREKHKTKRKRSDGKAKKNEEKSKREEWNSFCYFPEITHLVIKESTVCIYKQDNKRMEFKLSSCEEALSFAALIDGYFRLTADAHHYLCTDVAPPLIKHNIKNGCHGPICTDYAINKLKQEGNEEGMYVLRWSCTDFHNILMTVICSEYSQQMLNPTKQYKNFQIEMTKDGCRLHGSDRLFLSLKELMDHLKGQMLRTDNIVFTLKKCCQPKPREISNLLVATKKSLEWQPVCPLGQLSFHRILKEEIIQGEHLGRGTRTQIYSGVLRYKEDESYQAEKAMKVLLKVLDPSHRHFSLAFFETASMMRQISHKHIVLLHGVCVRDVENIMVEEFVEFGPLDLFMHRKSDLLTTPWKFKVAKQLASALSYLEDKDLVHGNVCTKNILLAREGIDSEYGPFIKLSDPGIPITVLSRKECVERIPWLAPECVEDSKKLSVAADKWSFGTTLWEICYNGEVPLKDKTLAEKERFYEGHFTLPVPSCKELADLMKQCMHYDPSQRPFFRAIMRDINKLEEQNPDIVSEKKPNAEIDPTIFEKRFLKRIRDLGEGHFGKVELCRYDPEGDNTGEQVAVKSLKPDCGGNHIAELKKEIEILRKLYHENIVKYKGICTEDGGNGIKLIMEFLPSGSLKEYLPLNKNKIGLKQQLKYAVQICKGMDYLGSQQYVHRDLAARNVLVENEQRVKIGDFGLTKAIETDKEYYKVNDEKDSPVFWYAPECLLQSKFYIASDVWSFGVTLYELLTYCDPACSPMAEFLSMIGPTQGQMTVTRLVRVLGEGKRLPCPKNCPPEVNQLMGKCWVQDPGERTSFHNLIQGFEALIQKM; this comes from the exons ATGCCG TTTTTTAATGTAAGAGAAGACTGCAAAGCCATGGCTTTCTGTGCCAAACTGAGAAGTTCCAGGAAAAATGAAGTGAACACAGAAGCTCAAGAACCAGGCCTGGAAGTAGCATTCTATTTGCAAGAGAAGCCTTCTCTTAGGTATACGTCTGGCAGGTATACAGCAGAAGACCTCTGCATTGAAGCTGCCCGGAAATGCT CTATATCTCCATTGTGCCACAACCTGTTTGCACTCTTTGACGAACACACAAAGCTGTGGTATGCCCCGAATCATGTCTTCCAAATAGATGACAAAACTGTACTCCGAGTACATTATCGCATGAG GTTTTACTTTACTAATTGGCATGGGACAAACGAAAGCGAACCCCCGGTCTGGCGACATTCTCCAAAGAAATCTAAGAGTGCTTATGAGAAGAAACTAGCACAAGAAGGAACACCTCTACTTGATGCAAGTTCACTAGAATATATCTTTGCACAG GGACAAAATGATTTGATAAGATGCTTTGCACCAGTTCGGGATCCGAAAAATGACCAGGAGATTAATGAAATTGAAAATGAGTGTCTGGGGATGGCTGTGCTTGCAATCTCACACTATGCACTTAAAAAAGACCTGAAGTTGCCAGATGTTTCCAGAGACTTCAG cTATAAACGGTATATTCCCGAAAGCCTGAGCAAGACCATAAGACAGAGGAACTTCTTAACCAGAACACGGATAAACAACGTTTTCAAGGATTTCCTTAAGGAATTTAACAAGAAGACCATTTGCGACAGCAGCGTTTCTCCGCATGATCTGAAGGTGAAATACTTGGCGACATTGGAAACGTTAACGCAACATTTTGGTGCAGAAATACTCGAGACTGCCTCGTTGTTGATTTCATCAGAGAATGAGAAGATCTTTGACACGGGTTACTCTGAGATCATCCCATGTTATCAAGTGATGGTAACAGGCAATAATGGAATCCAGTGGCGGCTGAAACCAATT GTTAcacagagcgagagagagaaacacaaaacAAAGAGGAAAAGATCAGATGGCAAAGCCAAGAAAAACGAAGAAAAAAGTAAGAGAGAAGAATGGAATAGTTTTTGTTACTTTCCCGAAATTACTCACCTCGTGATCAAGGAGTCCACGGTCTGCATTTACAAGCAAGATAACAAAAGGATG GAATTCAAGCTGTCTTCGTGTGAGGAAGCTTTGTCATTTGCCGCTTTGATAGATGGTTATTTCAGGCTTACTGCAGATGCCCATCATTATCTCTGCACTGATGTCGCGCCGCCCTtgataaaacacaacattaaaaatggctgccatggtccAATATG CACAGATTATGCGATCAACAAGCTGAAGCAAGAAGGAAATGAGGAGGGGATGTATGTCCTGAGGTGGAGCTGTACAGATTTCCATAACATCCTCATGACTGTTATATGTAGTGAATACTCACAG caAATGTTGAACCCTACAAAACAGTACAAGAACTTCCAGATTGAAATGACTAAAGATGGATGTCGTTTACATGGATCTGATCGGTTATTTCTATCTCTGAAGGAGTTGATGGACCATTTAAAAGGACAGATGCTTAGGACAGACAATATAGTCTTCACACTAAAGAAGTGCTGTCAGCCAAAGCCAAGAG AAATCTCCAATTTGCTGGTGGCGACAAAGAAATCCCTAGAATGGCAACCAGTCTGCCCATTAGGACAGCTGAGCTTCCACCGAATCCTTAAAGAAGAAATAATACAA GGTGAACACCTTGGCAGAGGAACAAGAACGCAGATTTACTCTGGGGTCCTTAGGTATAAGGAAGATGAGAGCTATCAGGCTGAAAAGGCGATGAAGGTTCTCCTGAAAGTCTTGGACCCCAGCCACAGGCACTTTTCTCTG GCATTTTTTGAGACCGCAAGCATGATGAGGCAgatctcccacaaacacatcgtCCTCCTCCATGGAGTTTGTGTCCGTGATGTGGAAA ACATTATGGTAGAAGAGTTTGTCGAATTTGGACCTCTGGATCTCTTCATGCACCGCAAGAGCGATCTGCTTACTACTCCTTGGAAATTCAAAGTAGCAAAGCAATTGGCAAGTGCATTGAGCTACCTG GAGGACAAAGATCTAGTTCACGGAAACGTTTGCACAAAAAATATACTCTTGGCAAGGGAAGGAATTGACAGTGAATATGGACCTTTCATAAAACTGAGCGACCCAGGAATTCCAATAACAGTGCTGTCTAGAAAAG AATGTGTTGAGCGCATCCCTTGGCTTGCACCAGAATGTGTAGAAGACTCAAAAAAATTAAGTGTGGCTGCTGATAAGTGGAGCTTTGGTACAACACTGTGGGAAATTTGCTACAATGGAGAAGTGCCACTTAAAGACAAGACATTAGCAGAG AAGGAGAGGTTTTATGAAGGGCATTTCACACTTCCAGTCCCATCCTGCAAGGAGCTGGCTGACCTGATGAAGCAGTGCATGCACTATGACCCCAGCCAGAGACCATTCTTCAGAGCAATCATGCGAGACATCAACAAGCTAGAAGAACAAA ATCCTGATATCGTCTCGGAGAAGAAGCCTAATGCGGAGATTGATCCTACCATTTTTGAGAAACGCTTCTTGAAGCGCATTCGTGACTTAGGCGAG ggccattttggaaaagttgaaCTCTGCAGGTACGACCCTGAGGGTGATAATACTGGAGAACAAGTGGCAGTAAAGTCACTGAAACCTGACTGTGGTGGGAACCATATTGCTGAGCTAAAGAAAGAAATCGAAATCCTGAGGAAGCTTTATCATGAAAACATCGTGAAATACAAAGGAATCTGCACCGAAGACG GTGGAAATGGAATTAAGCTGATCATGGAGTTTCTTCCCTCTGGAAGCCTAAAGGAATATCTTCCACTAAACAAGAATAAAATCGGTCTGAAACAGCAATTGAAATACGCTGTACAAATCTGCAAG GGAATGGACTACTTGGGATCTCAACAGTATGTTCATCGAGACTTAGCTGCAAGGAATGTTCTAGTTGAAAATGAACAGAGAGTGAAGATTGGGGACTTCGGGCTAACCAAAGCAATTGAGACGGATAAGGAATATTACAAAGTCAATGATGAAAAAGACAGCCCTGTGTTCTg GTATGCTCCTGAATGCTTACTGCAGAGCAAATTCTACATTGCTTCAGACGTCTGGTCTTTTGGAGTGACCCTCTATGAGCTACTGACCTATTGTGATCCTGCATGCAGTCCAATGGCA GAATTCCTGAGTATGATTGGACCAACTCAAGGCCAGATGACAGTGACACGGCTTGTGCGGGTATTAGGAGAAGGCAAACGTTTGCCATGTCCTAAAAATTGCCCACCAGAG GTTAACCAACTGATGGGGAAGTGTTGGGTTCAAGACCCAGGTGAGCGGACAAGCTTTCACAATCTGATTCAAGGATTTGAAGCACTTATCCAAAAAATGTAA